From the Glutamicibacter halophytocola genome, the window GCCAGGCCCACCACGGTGATGAACATGATGCCCACCAGCACCGCAGTGACCTTTTCGAAGAAGTGGTAGCGGCCAAACCAGACCATGACAAAGCCCAAAAGGCCCATGATGATGGCCCAGATCTTCAGGTCCACGCCAGGGATCAATGCTGCCAGGGGCAATGCCGCTGAACTCATTGCCGTCGCACCGTAGACGAAGCCCCAGATGATGATGTAGGGGCCAAAGTACCAAGTGGTCCACTTGCCCAGGGACTTCCAGCCTTCGAAGATCGTCTGGCCTGTGGCCAGGGTATAGCGGCCGGCGCCTTCAACGAGGACGATTTTCAGGATGACGCCCAAGATGACTGCCCAGAGCAGGGCATAGCCATATTGGCTGCCGGCTACGAGGGTTGCCACCATATCTGCGGCGCCAACGCCTGTAGCGGCGACAACCAATCCGGGGCCGATAATTTTCCAGCGCGGTGGCCCGCCGGACTCTAGGCCGGCATCGGGCGCCTGGGTGCTTTCACTCATGAGTCATTCCTTTGTCACAGTGCGGTTCGCTGCGGTCTTCATCGTCGGTGATGAGGGCCACAAGCGTGCGAGATCGTAATCAATATTGGTAGTGATTCAGATTACTTGCAATTTGAGTTGAAAGTACTAACACTTTCTTAGGACAACGAGCCGGCGCCAACGCTTGGTGTCTGGAAAATTGCTAGAATTGCCTAGTTATCGCGGGCCGGGCGCCCAAATTCAATCACCAAGGATGGTGTTGTGCGGCTTTTGATCGTCGAGGACGACCAGGCAGTTGCCGATGCGCTTATTGATGCTGTTAGCGCTGCTGGCCACGAGGCCTCGCAGGCTGGCAGGGGATCCGATGCCTTGCTGCGCCACCATGACGCCGAGTTGATCTTGTTGGATCTTGGCCTGCCGGACATGGACGGGTTGGAAGTCCTTCGCAAGCTCAGGCAAGTGAGCGACGTGCCAGTGATCATCCTGAGCGCCAGGAATGATGAGCGCAGCGTGGTTCGTGGTCTGCGCCAAGGCGCTGACGACTATCTGGTGAAGCCCATCGGGCTCACCGTCTTGCTGGCTAGGATTGATGCAGTAGCACGCCGGTCCAACGTGAACACCGGGGCAGACAGAAACCAGAT encodes:
- a CDS encoding response regulator transcription factor, whose product is MRLLIVEDDQAVADALIDAVSAAGHEASQAGRGSDALLRHHDAELILLDLGLPDMDGLEVLRKLRQVSDVPVIILSARNDERSVVRGLRQGADDYLVKPIGLTVLLARIDAVARRSNVNTGADRNQISAGSLVINLDKHEAVLAGRDLALTAKEFELLTLLARHAGSVVTREQILDQLWGDAFLAVSRSLDVHLTGLRSKLARSGMIVNVRGVGYRLEAPSS